TTGCACCGCTGGAACCAAGCGTTGTACGCGCCTTTCAGTATTGGTGAAATGCCCTGCTTTTTCCGCAAACGAGTAGGACGGCAATACCACGTCCGCAAGCTCAGCCGTTTCGGTTAAGAAGATGTCCTGAACCAAGAGGAAGTCTAGGGATTTCAATCCATGAACGGCGTGCGCCTGATCTGGGTCACTGAGTACTGGGTTCTCACCCATCACGTAAAGCGCTTTGATATCACCGTCGCAAGCGCCATCGATGATTTCAGTCAGTGTCTTACCACGCTCTTTAGGCAGAGTGTCTGAATTCCAAGCTTTGGCAAACTTTGCCTGCACGTCTGGATTGGTCACCTTTTGATAGCCAGGGTAATCGGTCGGCAAGGCACCCATATCGCAAGAGCCCTGAACATTGGATTGACCGCGAAGCGGATTAATACCGCCGCCTTCAACGCCCACGTTACCACACAGCATTTGCAGGTTGGCAATCGAGCGCACATTATCATGCCCAGTAGTGTGCTGAGTGATCCCCATTGAGTAATAGACTGATGTCACCTTCGAGGTGCCAATCAACTCGGCGAGGCGCTCAATATCAAACTCAGCAACGCCAGTGACAAGTGCTGCATTGCGTGGGCTGTAGGCATCTTTACGTATCTCTTTAACGAACTCATCGTAGCCTTCGGTGCGCTCGTTAATGTACTGTCTATCGTGCCAGCCATTTTTATCAATCACATGCATGATGGCATTGAGTAGCATGACATCTGTACCAGGGCGATGGCGCACATAGAGCTCGGCATGATCAGCCATATCAATACGTTTTGGATCGGCAACAATCAGGCGCGCGCCCTTCGTCACCGCCTGCTTAATATGTGAAGCGATAATTGGGTGCGCAGCGCTGGTGTCTGAGCCGATAATAAAGATAACGTCAGAATGCGCGATGCTCGGAATATCATTGGTCATTGCGCCGCTACCAAAGGAGGCTTCTAGACCAGTCACCGTTGATGAGTGACAAAGCCTCGCACAATGGTCGATATTGTTGGTACCAATCTCTCTTCTAAATAGCTTTTGGAATGCGTAGTTATCTTCATTCGTCGTTTTCGCTGAAGAGAAGCCAGCAAGACTGTCACTTCCATACATAGACTTAATTTTGTTTAGCTTATCGGCGACATAGCTAACAGTTTCATCCCATGAGGCAGGCACTAACTCACCCGACTTACGGATAAGAGGCGTGGTCAGCCTCTCTTCGCTGTGTATAAAGTCAAAACCGAAGCGTCCTTTCACGCAAAGCATACCTTGGTTGACGGGTGAGGTTTTATCTCCCTTCACGTAGCGGATTTTGTTGTTGGCAGCATCAACATAGAGCTCAACTCGACAACCTACTCCGCAGTAAGTACAGATAGTTTTCACCGGCGTCAGCATTTCTACGCGACTATGTGACTTATCGCGCTTATCGGCAAGCGCCCCAGTTGGGCACACCTGAACACACGCGCCACACTGCACACAGTTACTGTCCCCCATAGTCGCTCCATCTGGGAACGATGGGCGGTGCGAAGATTCAGAGAAGTTGAGAATGCCATGCACCGACTCGGTTTGACAGGCATGAACACACGAGCCACAGCTAATACAGCGGTTAGCGTCGAAGACAATGAACTCACTGGATTTATCGACTGGGAACATCTTGCGTTCTTCAGTATTAATCTCTCGGTAATCGACCTGATATTCAGTAGCATAATCTCGAAGATCGCACTGAGTGTTGGCTTGGCAACCACACTCTAGACAGCGCGCAGCTTCGGCAATAGCATCCGAATCTGTCATCCCAAGCTCAACTTCTTTGTAGCTGGTCTGACAAAGCTCTACATCAAGATGATCCGCTTTTGCTCGTGATTTCGCACGCTCTTGTAAGTATTCAGTTTGACGAACCTCAGTAAGACGCTCTGCCTTGCGGCTATTGAACGGCGCTGGCTCAGGTTTAAAGTGCCCTTCGAGAATATAGCGCTCAATAGCATCCGCCGCTTTCTTGCCGTCGGCAATCGCTTCAATGGCCGTAGCAGGACCACGTCTAAAATCACCAATACTGTAGACGTTGTAGCCATGGTGCATGGAGTCGTTGTCAGCAGACGCTGTACCCCAATCAGTCAGTGGCAGCGATTGTCTTGCAGATTTTAGAAACTCAGTATCAGGCTTTTGTGATAGCGCTGAGATTACCGTATCAAACTCAATGGTCTCGGTTTCGCCGGTTGATACCGGACGACGACGGCCTGAGCTATCAGGCTCACCTAGAGCCATGATCTCCAACTCAATAGAGTGAACACGACCTGTCGTATCTGCATGGTTAACTTTAGGGTTAGTTAGGAATTTAAACTTGACGCCTTCTAGCTCAGCAGCTTCAATCTCATGCAGTTCGGCTGGCATCTCGTTGCGAGTACGACGATAGATGATAGTCGTGTCGGCCCCTTCACGAACCGCAGTTCGCGCGCAGTCGATCGCCGTATTGCCGCCGCCAATGATGGCGACTTTTTTACCAATGCTAAAGTGCCTCTCGGTCATATGATCTTTGAGAAAATCAACACCCAGAATACACCCTTCCAGATCGGAGCCGGGATATGGCATGTTCACCGCTTTGGTCGCGCCCACAGCCAAACATACCGCTTCATAATTCTCAGTCAATTCATCGAGAGAAACGTCTTGGCCAAGAAGCGTATTGGTATGAATACGCATCCCGCCGCGACACATAAGTTCAATTTCTTTATCGAGAATGTCTTTTGGTAAGCGGTACTCAGGAATGCCATAGCGCAACCAACCACCAGCTTGTGGCATTGATTCAAAGACATCGACGGCAAAGCCTTGGTAACTCAGATAGTAACCGCAAGCCAGACCACCGGGACCCGCACCGACAATCGCTACGCGGTGCCCGTTGTACGGCAGTTTTGGTGGTTCAAACTGCTCAGCCAGTGACAAATCAATATCTGCTGCATGACGTTTAAGCTGGCGAATCGCTAGAGGCTCATCCACTAAGCTGCGTCGACACTCATGCTCACAAAACGCAGGACAAACACGACCAATAGAGATTGGCATCGGCAGCGTATCTTTAATCACTTTGACGGCTTGATGATGATCAGCCTGAGCGATGTGGTGTAAGTAGGTTTGAATATCAACGTTAGCAGGGCAAGCCACTTTACATGGCGCTTCACAGTCAGCATTGTGGTCAGCAAAGATCTTATTGAGGGCTTCTCGCCGCAGATTATTAAGTTGAGCAGACTCGGTCACTATCGTCATCCCATCTTGGATCTGAGTCTCACAGGCTTTGACCACGCCTTCACCAACGACTTCAACGACGCACATGTCGCAAGACTGCTTCTCAGCATGCTTACTGATTGAGCAGAGCGATGGGACCTCAACTTTAATATCTTTGGCCACATCAAGGATGCTTTTGCGTTCTCTTAGAAGATACGTTTGACCATTGATAATTACATTCATAGAGCTATCTCTTTTTAGACAGATGACACATAACCCACTGATCTTACGCGTTGATTTGACATGGCATTTGACCATGTATGAATGGGCACCTATTAATCATACAAATAACAATTAATCATACAAATAGACCAAAGTCTATGACTTTAAATAGGAACCTATACGGCAAGTACGACGAGCCATCAGCAAGTAGCTGCATGTGTGACTCGTGTCACAGTGGTAGAACAAATCTAAATTGAGAAATTTTGGCGCTCTCAGGGGGTCCCCCGATTGGGAGATTTACAAATAGGAGCAAAACTGACCTCAGTATAACCACACTCATACAAAGGTCAAATAAACCCACTAAATGTGTGACAATAGAACATCAGAGTGTCTTTATCGATGGCGTAAAATGGTAAATGGTGCCGCTCCACAATTGATACCTTAGCCCTGTCAGCAAGAACAACTCCAAGAGGAATCAATTTATGAAAATGCTTAAAGATATCGCTATCAGCTCTGTTATCACGACTATCGTAATGTTGCTACTCAACGCTTCTTGGGATTGGGTTTTCATCGCGAGTTTGGAAGTGGCGGTACTCGCCTCGGTTGTCCTTGCGAGTATGCTAAAAGGGGCTATCTCACTAGAGAAAGTGATGGCATCGCACTTTCTAACCCATAAAACATTACCAAAACTGAAACGAGGTGTTTCGTCATACATTATTTTGGTGGGCTCTAAGTTTGTCGCAATGGCTGTTATTGCCCTTCTGTTTGGTCAGCATGTTGCATTTACTGGTGCGTTTGGTGGTGTGGTTGCCTTCTTCGCAATTATCTTTGCGGTGCTGGGTGTGGAAGGTGTTATTGGTAAGGTAATGGCACGCCGTGAGGTTGTTGTAGCTTAAGCTTTTAGCGTCACATCGCCTATTTTTAGTTATCGCCGTGCAGTGGGCTTTTATACAAACCGGACATCTGTACAAACCGGGCACATCGTTTACAAGATTACTTTTCGCCAAAACGCAAAAAGCCTCGCTGAATAGCGAGGCTTTTCTAAAAGTGGTCGGTGAAGAGGGATTTGATTGGTTCGACACTCGACGACTGGGCTTCCAGCCCCCGACCCGCATGCGCATTCTTAATATCTCATTTTTTCAGATAGTTAAATGCAAAAAACCTCGCTGATTAGCGAGGTTTTTTTGAAAGTGGTCGGTGAAGAGGGATTCGAACCCCCGACCCTCTGGTCCCAAACCAGATGCGCTACCAAGCTGCGCTATTCACCGAGATTGCTGAGTGGCTTATTGCCCGTCAACGGATGCGTATATTACTGATAATTCTCAGGCGCGCAAGGCTTTTGTGGCATCTTTTTTCCAAAACAGCTCTGTTTGCTCATCAACTAGCCAGAAGCACGAAAAATGTGACCGTATACACACACTCACATACAGGTTATTAACACTCCGAGTACAATTGATCCAGATCAGTGTTCACTTTTAAACCAACCGTTAACGTAACCCTGTCATCACTACTTTTTGGAGGAAACATGGATTTTTGGCTTGATCTCCTATTTGGTAATGCAGTAGGCCTCTCTTCAATGATCGTTATCTTTGGAGCGTTTGGTTTAATGCTGTTTTACGGTGCTTTCTTCATTTATAAGGTAATGAATGACAAATCTCCTCACTAGAATCGCTTAGCTTCTATTTTTTGAATAGAAAACTGCTATGCACCGGAGTGGATCGCCTGTTCACTCCGGTTTTTTATTGCTCTCACTTTTTGCTCGACTTCGTATATACTCCAAATAAATTGGCTTATTCGAGATGCAGTTATGTCTCAAGACGATGATCTAGACCTATTTCAACAAATGATGGGCGATGTAAAGCCTATTCAAAACGACACCGTCGAATTAAAAAAGTCCCACCAAGTATCTGACTCGCAACTGGCAAAACGTCAGGCTGCGCTGTGGCTCTCTGAACAAGACCCTGAATACCTCTCTATCGATTTCGCCCCTATGGTGAAACCCGATGACATCATAGAGTTCAAACGTGACGGCGTTCAGGAAGGGGTTT
This window of the Vibrio maritimus genome carries:
- the fdhF gene encoding formate dehydrogenase subunit alpha produces the protein MNVIINGQTYLLRERKSILDVAKDIKVEVPSLCSISKHAEKQSCDMCVVEVVGEGVVKACETQIQDGMTIVTESAQLNNLRREALNKIFADHNADCEAPCKVACPANVDIQTYLHHIAQADHHQAVKVIKDTLPMPISIGRVCPAFCEHECRRSLVDEPLAIRQLKRHAADIDLSLAEQFEPPKLPYNGHRVAIVGAGPGGLACGYYLSYQGFAVDVFESMPQAGGWLRYGIPEYRLPKDILDKEIELMCRGGMRIHTNTLLGQDVSLDELTENYEAVCLAVGATKAVNMPYPGSDLEGCILGVDFLKDHMTERHFSIGKKVAIIGGGNTAIDCARTAVREGADTTIIYRRTRNEMPAELHEIEAAELEGVKFKFLTNPKVNHADTTGRVHSIELEIMALGEPDSSGRRRPVSTGETETIEFDTVISALSQKPDTEFLKSARQSLPLTDWGTASADNDSMHHGYNVYSIGDFRRGPATAIEAIADGKKAADAIERYILEGHFKPEPAPFNSRKAERLTEVRQTEYLQERAKSRAKADHLDVELCQTSYKEVELGMTDSDAIAEAARCLECGCQANTQCDLRDYATEYQVDYREINTEERKMFPVDKSSEFIVFDANRCISCGSCVHACQTESVHGILNFSESSHRPSFPDGATMGDSNCVQCGACVQVCPTGALADKRDKSHSRVEMLTPVKTICTYCGVGCRVELYVDAANNKIRYVKGDKTSPVNQGMLCVKGRFGFDFIHSEERLTTPLIRKSGELVPASWDETVSYVADKLNKIKSMYGSDSLAGFSSAKTTNEDNYAFQKLFRREIGTNNIDHCARLCHSSTVTGLEASFGSGAMTNDIPSIAHSDVIFIIGSDTSAAHPIIASHIKQAVTKGARLIVADPKRIDMADHAELYVRHRPGTDVMLLNAIMHVIDKNGWHDRQYINERTEGYDEFVKEIRKDAYSPRNAALVTGVAEFDIERLAELIGTSKVTSVYYSMGITQHTTGHDNVRSIANLQMLCGNVGVEGGGINPLRGQSNVQGSCDMGALPTDYPGYQKVTNPDVQAKFAKAWNSDTLPKERGKTLTEIIDGACDGDIKALYVMGENPVLSDPDQAHAVHGLKSLDFLLVQDIFLTETAELADVVLPSYSFAEKAGHFTNTERRVQRLVPAVQAPGEAKEDWRIIQSIANAMGGDWQYQTVQEITEEIADVTPQYSGIRWQSIGKNGLQWPCNDVKPFGTRIMHKDQFIRGKGAMAPIPFEYAAELPDDEFPMILTTGRLLEQFHTGTMTRKTKGLDNLAGPRIMISVEDAEALGVTNGQDVKLVSRRGEISAPAFVTKRMQQGVVFVPFHFAESAANKLTNTATDPHAKIPEFKVSAVRLEKVTQAVL
- a CDS encoding DUF3149 domain-containing protein; the encoded protein is MDFWLDLLFGNAVGLSSMIVIFGAFGLMLFYGAFFIYKVMNDKSPH